A section of the Entelurus aequoreus isolate RoL-2023_Sb linkage group LG21, RoL_Eaeq_v1.1, whole genome shotgun sequence genome encodes:
- the aff1 gene encoding AF4/FMR2 family member 1: protein MASQPSVYDEERNRLRLRAWEQRNQETSQAKELNDNIPLFGVPYKRNKGDELSDRIQRMLGSYEDEKNPTDPSISVTLLQPNLDKPGQPPVQDQDHHISSQDNTIPPSNSYTFQAMTDVPAAPSSPDIHRDSLQLPKGTFDHSMGQEKKGETLPDLMEHANNPQERSAQFADVKPIPILHSSAPKVALAKDTLESRQESSEGQSAATAVDVSAFNLRQSPADATQMHQAGKGGNSLLSQNFPPLSSSKQPSVVMTQKPTAYVRPTMDGQDQLLSGSPELKPSPESYVPLQEIRKVDHCKTKALHQYLETRANETLRVEDILKEMAHYWPPLLTAIHISNKSDVPPTKEAGQVSSCLELKSHDPSSEDSSNLNVQSSSFRHKETYSSSVESASSSDSDSSSRSDSDSESATEKPRRPPLSSSKTETDTAAASSNVDWQLVKWIRSSQQNFNNESQKCANVCKSPTDKRPQPLQISKNSNVDTVGESKPPKEFGGNPPKAQPCKESSCESFCPKSTTDVICCTSSKKHSGVALKTAKDHTKTTRIVKCEDTVSHCISNKPKLKTKTRKIKNKSSDFKSSTKRTFKGPEVQKTKSIHRPEVVQRDACCASCGKIHPDTCSCLPQSLTRLDHPSPALPVEISCSKPNVEALCHKEAKVIPKAASSATRKSCEKSGRFSKSSLDLPNRPIKSLLVKIGLNLLSRVPQVTPMKAEKPLHTSENKPEASKHPKAIKKSLPQIVEIDDKTLPRKKLKLEKKMTSSNKNSSVKVEGCSNRPDQQKQNKSKKSRVHLQQPKKKRDCGKYTKVHKLSSLETHKDASKSKDSKSSRTKHTPLEKKPSTQVHKQATSKPLLLCEDRKYPVKHYIREAKRLKHKADAESDKLSKAFNYLDAAMFFVESGIAMEKDPQISMSSYTMFAETVELLKFVLKLKNSTDSSLPASRKDFVALCLKCQALLQMAMFRQKHETALKYSKTLTDHFSSSTLDPSVCATNGPDTPSSMASIPSPACGATKQSGSAAGPAGSTVCVPLAVEQVALSYVNITTLVLSAHDLWEQAEEMASKGSGVLAKLDSLVGPLSLTSSVSFMVRYTRQGVLWLRTDSQKSK, encoded by the exons TGTATATGATGAAGAGAGGAATCGTCTCCGCCTCAGAGCCTGGGAACAGAGAAACCAAGAAACGAGCCAAGCCAAGGAACTCAATGATAATATACCGCTTTTTGGGGTGCCATACAAG AGAAACAAAGGTGATGAACTTTCCGACAGGATCCAGAGGATGCTGGGCAGCTATGAAGATGAGAAAAATCCCACTGATCCTTCAATATCCGTAACCTTGTTGCAGCCAAACTTGGATAAGCCTGGCCAACCTCCCGTCCAAGACCAGGACCATCACATATCCAGTCAGGACAATACTATCCCTCCAAGTAACAGTTACACTTTCCAGGCCATGACAGACGTCCCTGCTGCTCCTTCTTCTCCAGACATCCATAGAGACTCACTGCAATTGCCAAAGGGTACCTTCGATCATTCAATGGGCCAAGAGAAGAAGGGTGAGACTTTGCCAGATCTCATGGAGCACGCTAACAATCCTCAGGAAAGGTCTGCTCAGTTTGCGGATGTCAAGCCAATACCTATCCTACATTCCAGTGCTCCCAAAGTCGCACTTGCTAAAGACACACTTGAATCACGTCAAGAGTCCTCAGAAGGGCAGTCAGCTGCCACCGCCGTGGATGTTTCCGCGTTTAACCTACGGCAGTCGCCGGCAGATGCTACCCAGATGCATCAGGCTGGCAAGGGCGGAAACTCCCTCCTTTCACAGAACTTCCCTCCGCTCTCATCGTCCAAGCAGCCCAGCGTAGTTATGACCCAGAAGCCGACGGCGTATGTGCGGCCTACCATGGATGGTCAGGACCAGCTGCTCAGTGGGTCGCCTGAGTTGAAGCCTTCACCTGAGTCGTATGTACCTCTACAGGAGATCCGTAAGGTCGACCATTGCAAGACCAAAGCGCTGCATCAATATTTGGAG ACGAGGGCAAATGAAACACTGCGTGTTGAAGACATTTTAAAG gAGATGGCTCATTACTGGCCGCCCCTTTTGACAGCCATACACATTTCTAATAAATCTGACGTACCCCCAACTAAG GAAGCAGGGCAAGTCTCTTCATGTCTGGAACTGA AAAGTCATGACCCGTCTTCTGAAGATTCCTCCAATCTCAATGTGCAAAGCTCCTCATT TCGGCACAAGGAGACTTATTCCAGCAGCGTGGAATCTGCAAGCTCCAGTGACTCAGACAGTAGCTCCAGATCTGACTCTGACAGCGAGAGTGCCACCGAGAAGCCTCGCAGACCCCCACTGAGCAGCTCCAAAACAGAG ACTGATACAGCAGCAGCGTCGTCCAATGTTGACTGGCAGTTGGTGAAGTGGATCCGCTCCAGTCAACAGAACTTCAACAACGAAAGCCAAAAGTGTGCCAACGTCTGCAAGAGTCCCACTGACAAACGACCACAGCCCCTTCAAATCTCCAAAAACTCAAATGTAGACACAGTCGGTGAGTCAAAACCTCCAAAAGAGTTTGGTGGAAACCCTCCCAAAGCCCAGCCGTGCAAAGAGAGTTCTTGTGAGAGTTTTTGCCCAAAATCCACCACCGATGTGATTTGCTGTACCAGTTCCAAGAAACATTCAGGTGTCGCACTAAAAACAGCAAAGGATCACACTAAAACGACTCGCATTGTAAAATGTGAGGACACTGTGTCTCACTGTATCTCAAACAAACCCAagctcaaaacaaaaacaaggaaaataaAGAACAAAAGCAGTGACTTTAAAAGCAGCACTAAGAGAACTTTTAAAGGACCAGAAGTGCAAAAGACTAAATCCATTCACAGGCCTGAGGTGGTCCAACGTGATGCTTGTTGTGCGTCATGTGGCAAGATACACCCTGACACCTGCTCCTGCCTTCCCCAAAGTCTCACTCGTCTCGACCACCCGTCCCCCGCCCTGCCAGTCGAAATCAGCTGTAGCAAACCCAACGTTGAGGCTCTCTGTCATAAAGAGGCCAAAGTGATTCCTAAAGCAGCGTCCTCTGCAACCCGCAAGTCCTGCGAGAAGTCTGGACGCTTCAGCAAGTCTTCTCTGGACCTTCCCAACCGACCTATTAAATCCCTGCTGGTAAAGATCGGTCTAAATCTACTTTCTAGAGTTCCCCAGGTGACACCCATGAAGGCTGAGAAACCTttgcacacatctgaaaacaaacCGGAGGCCAGCAAACACCCCAAAGCCATCAAAAAGAGTTTACCTCAAATT GTGGAGATAGATGACAAAACTCTTCCCAGGAAGAAGCTGAAGCTGGAGAAAAAGATGACCTCATCCAACAAGAATTCCTCAGTCAAAGTGGA AGGTTGCAGCAACAGACCAGACCAGCAGaagcaaaataaatcaaagaaaaGTCGTGTGCATTTGCAGCAGCCCAAAAAAAAACGAGACTGTGGTAAATACACTAAAGTGCACAAGTTGTCGAGCCTGGAGACTCACAAGGACGCCTCAAAGAGCAAAGACTCGAAAAGCAGCCGAACAAAGCACACTCCGCTAGAAAAG AAGCCGTCTACACAGGTCCACAAGCAAGCAACCTCTAAGCCCTTGCTCTTGTGTGAGGACAG GAAGTATCCAGTGAAGCACTACATCAGGGAGGCCAAAAGACTGAAGCACAAAGCAGATGCAGAG TCCGACAAGCTCAGCAAAGCTTTCAACTACCTTGACGCCGCCATGTTTTTCGTGGAGAGTGGCATCGCCATGGAAAAGGACCCGCAGATCTCGATGTCTTCCTACACCATGTTTGCAGAGACCGTGGAGCTCCTCAA GTTTGTGCTAAAACTTAAAAACTCCACTGACTCATCTCTTCCTGCCTCAAGGAAGGACTTTGTAGCATTATG TCTGAAGTGCCAGGCTCTCCTGCAGATGGCGATGTTTCGCCAAAAGCACGAAACTGCACTCAAGTACTCCAAGACGCTCACCGACCACTTCAGT AGCTCCACTCTTGACCCTTCTGTCTGCGCCACAAA TGGTCCAGACACCCCATCCTCCATGGCCAGCATCCCGTCCCCTGCCTGCGGCGCCACCAAACAGAGCGGGTCGGCCGCAGGGCCCGCCGGCTCCACGGTGTGCGTACCTCTGGCAGTGGAACAGGTGGCGCTCTCCTATGTCAACATCACAACGTTGGTCCTGAGTGCTCACGACCTCTGGGAGCAGGCGGAGGAGATGGCGAGCAAAGGCAGCG GTGTTCTAGCCAAGCTGGACAGCCTTGTGGGCCCCCTGAGCCTGACTTCTTCTGTGAGCTTCATGGTGCGTTACACTAGACAAGGTGTGTTGTGGCTGCGGACGGACAGCCAAAAAAGCAAATGA